A window of the Emys orbicularis isolate rEmyOrb1 chromosome 1, rEmyOrb1.hap1, whole genome shotgun sequence genome harbors these coding sequences:
- the SH3BP1 gene encoding SH3 domain-binding protein 1, with protein MMKRQFNRMRQQLSHPSITGRAQETAEFLTEDLLQIEQRIEPAKRAAHNVSKRLQACLQGQCGADMDKRVKKLPLMALSITMAESFKELDTDSSLGRALEMSCFIQSMLAKVLSEFEITLERDVLQPLNKLSEEELPVILKHKKNLQKLILDWNSIKSRLNQAVKNSSNSAGAGPGPGGSSAAIKLENLKEEEEEVKRRVEQCKDEYMADLYHFSTKEDSYANYFIKLMEIQAQYHRKSLESLDTVLAELKETHGQAEPPFPIDTPVSGYYGVPLETHLRILGREIALPIEACVMMLLASGMREEGLFRLAAGASVLRKLKCSLASGSNALEEFYSDPHAVAGALKSYLRELPQPLMTFELYDDWFKVACFKEPEGRLQSLQDTCSQLPQDNYNNLRYLIRFLAKLAEHQEVNKMTPSNIAIVLGPNLLWSQQSTGDPLQLDMASVSSIQVVGIVEALIQNADALFPGEIDFNVSGMFTPPPEIKPSEAPSVEEPSSQPLPASAPSLTPGEARRDPETSSGPVSPKATRTSPVAVGPSADDTTRKMKRAAPVRPVVPPPQVQPRTQTPTPQNPPVPESTAIPKVFPRRTVGGPRACPSGRVRALIGGGASPSGEVIPAGESSMAACRRLSGASAREVLGPAQGLLFDCDGVLWTGERAVPGAPELLERLSRSGKATFFVSNNSRRSVSELEQRFSRLGFRGVRAEQVFSSALCSALYLRQRLLGAGDDACPGPGRVFVLGGEGLRGELREAGLRLAGEGDPAGGKDEPPVRAVLVGYDDQFTFAKLSEACGYLRDPQCLLVATDPDPWHLLSDGQCTPGTGSLMAAVETASGRKAVVVGKPNTYMFDCIVERFGVDPSSTLMVGDRLETDILFGKNCGLATVLTLTGVSRLEEAQAYMASESPAAKDLVPNYYVDSIADLIAGLDE; from the exons ATGATGAAGAGGCAGTTTAATCGGATGCGGCAGCAGCTCTCCCATCCCAGCATCACAGGACG AGCCCAAGAAACAGCCGAGTTCCTGACTGAAGACTTGCTGCAG ATTGAGCAGAGAATCGAGCCAGCCAAACGGGCAGCGCACAATGTGTCCAAGAGGCTCCAGGCATGCCTGCAGGGGCAGTGCGGTGCAGACATGGACAAACGAGTG AAAAAGCTGCCCTTGATGGCTCTTTCCATCACTATGGCTGAGAGCTTCAAAGAACTGGACACCGATTCCAGCCTCGG GAGAGCTCTAGAGATGAGCTGCTTCATACAAAGCATGCTGGCCAAAGTCCTGTCTGAGTTTGAAATCACCTTAGAGAGAGACGTCCTACAGCCTCTGAATAAACTGAGTGAG GAGGAGCTGCCTGTCATCCTGAAACACAAGAAGAATCTTCAGAAGCTGATCTTGGACTGGAACTCCATCAAGAGCAG GCTGAACCAAGCTGTCAAGAACTCCAGTAACAGCGCTGgtgctggccccggccccgggggGTCGTCCGCTGCCATCAAACTGGAGAAcctgaaggaagaggaagaggaggtgaagCGAAGAGTGGAGCAGTGTAAG GATGAGTACATGGCTGACCTCTATCACTTCTCCACCAAGGAGGACAGCTATGCTAACTACTTCATCAAA CTGATGGAAATCCAAGCTCAGTACCACCGGAAGTCTCTGGAATCTCTGGACACAGTCTTGGCGGAGCTGAAGGAGACCCACGGCCAGGCAG aGCCCCCTTTCCCCATAGATACCCCGGTGTCGGGGTATTATGGGGTGCCTTTGGAGACACACCTGAGGATTTTGGGTCGGGAGATCGCCCTCCCCATTGAAGCCTGTGTCATGATGCTGCTGGCGTCGGGCATGAGGGAGGAG GGACTCTTCAGGTTGGCAGCAGGGGCCTCGGTGCTGAGGAAGCTGAAGTGCAGCTTGGCCAGCGGGTCCAACGCACTAGAGGAATTCTACTCCGACCCACACGCTGTTGCAG GTGCACTGAAATCCTACCTGCGAGAGCTGCCCCAACCCTTGATGACCTTTGAACTCTACGATGACTGGTTTAAAGTAGCCTG TTTCAAGGAGCCAGAGGGCCGTCTACAGAGCCTCCAAGACAcctgcagccagctcccccaGGACAACTACAACAATCTGAG GTATTTGATCCGGTTTTTAGCTAAGCTGGCTGAACATCAGGAAGTGAATAAAATGACCCCTAGCAACATCGCCATCGTCCTGGGCCCCAACCTGCTGTGGTCACAGCAGAGCACAGG aGACCCGTTGCAGCTAGACATGGCCTCCGTGTCCTCCATCCAGGTGGTGGGCATCGTGGAGGCCCTGATACAGAATGCCGACGCTCTCTTCCCTGGAG agatagACTTCAATGTTTCCGGCATGTTCACTCCCCCCCCGGAGATCAAACCCAGTGAAGCCCCTTCAGTGGAAGAGCCCTCGTCTCAGCCCCTTCCTGCCAGCGCTCCCTCTCTAACACCTGGAGAAGC cagGAGAGACCCCGAGACGTCCTCTGGACCAGTCTCCCCAAAGGCGACCAGAACTTCTCCTGTGGCTGTGGGCCCCTCGGCTGATGACACCACACGCAAAA TGAAGCGAGCTGCCCCAGTCCGACCCGTGGTGCCCCCACCACAGGTGCAGCCTCGAACCCAAACTCCCACACCTCAAAACCCACCTGTGCCTGAGAGCACTGCCATCCCCAAAGTCTTCCCTCGCCGAACG GTGGGCGGGCCGCGGGCCTGCCCATCAGGCCGAGTGCGCGCGCTGATAGGTGGCGGCGCTTCGCCTAGCGGTGAGGTCATTCCCGCGGGAGAAAGCAGCATGGCGGCCTGCAGGCGGCTGAGCGGGGCGAGCGCGCGGGAGGTGCTGGGCCCGGCGCAGGGGCTGCTGTTCGATTGCGACGGGGTGCTGTGGACCGGCGAGCGGGCGGTGCCCGGCGCGCCCGAGCTGCTGGAGCGGCTGAGCCGCAGCGGGAAGGCCACGTTCTTCGTCAGCAACAACAGCCGGCGCTCGGTCTCCGAGCTGGAGCAGCGCTTCAGCCGCCTGGGCTTCCGCGGCGTGCGGGCCGAGCAGGTCTTCAGCTCCGCGCTCTGCTCCGCGCTCTACCTGCGCCAGCGGCTGCTGGGGGCCGGCGACGACGCCTGCCCCGGGCCCGGCCGGGTCTTCgtgctgggcggggaggggctgcgcggggagctgcgggaggccggGCTGCGCCTGGCCGGGGAGGGCGACCCGGCCGGCGGGAAGGACGAGCCGCCGGTGCGCGCCGTGCTGGTCGGCTACGATGATCAGTTCACCTTCGCTAAGCTGTCCGAGGCCTGCGGCTACCTGCGCGACCCACAGTGCCTACTGGTGGCCACCGACCCCGACCCCTGGCACCTGCTCAGCGACGGGCAGTGCACCCCGG GGACAGGGAGTCTCATGGCTGCAGTGGAAACAGCCTCAGGGCGCAaggcggtggtggtggggaagcCGAACACGTATATGTTCGACTGCATTGTAGAGCGCTTTGGTGTGGACCCTTCCAGCACCCTCATGGTGGGCGATCGGCTGGAGACAGATATCCTGTTCGGCAAGAACTGTGGGCTTGCCACGGTCCTGACCCTGACTGGTGTGTCCCGCCTGGAGGAGGCACAGGCCTACATGGCCAGCGAGAGCCCTGCTGCAAAGGACCTGGTGCCCAACTACTATGTGGACAGCATTGCAGACTTGATAGCAGGCCTGGATGagtag